From Solea senegalensis isolate Sse05_10M linkage group LG19, IFAPA_SoseM_1, whole genome shotgun sequence, the proteins below share one genomic window:
- the swsap1 gene encoding ATPase SWSAP1, with product MADILHVLFRSFMSRSDQTRALTASVTAPSSSTSSSSSSSSVLVLGDNSVSHSLLLLAAVTAASQLGIRVMFFTRTHIRRLPACVHKCVPSPSPESLKKIQFSYPRTVEELLQQIASLHESTSPCPAPPSLIIVDRLESFLCAPGVGSHSEFQSGEQSCAAHLSALLCDTAAFLTQVLEQRSSSAGPCRVIASFQSEGDAGQTGQESPVLDVLDRYFQVRCTLDQSGGHEAATATGRQQVWNIYLSGRGIKETTSTTDCEEKPGVTQEWQLLINPNGLMEFRAV from the exons ATGGCAGACATTTTACATGTGCTGTTCCGGAGCTTTATGTCCCGCAGTGACCAGACGAGGGCGCTGACGGCCAGTGTTACAGCACcgagcagcagcaccagcagcagcagcagcagcagcagcgtcctGGTTCTGGGAGACAACAGCGTTAgccactcactgctgctgctggcggcCGTGACCGCAGCATCACAGCTGGGCATCCGAGTCATGTTCTTCACCCGGACACACATCCGGAGACTTCCAGCGTGTGTGCATAAATGTGTCCCGAGCCCGAGTCCGGAGAGTTTAAAG aaaatccAGTTTTCCTATCCCAGGACAGtagaggagctgctgcagcagattGCCAGCCTTCATGAGTCCACCAGCCCGTGTCCAGCACCTCCCTCTCTGATCATCGTCGACAGACTGGAGAGCTTCCTGTGCGCTCCTGGGGTCGGCAGCCACAGTGAGTTTCAGTCAGGAGAGCAGTCCTGTGCCGCTCACCTGTCGGCTCTACTGTGCGACACCGCTGCTTTTCTCACACAAGTCCTGGAGCAGCGGTCCTCGAGCGCGGGCCCCTGCCGTGTCATCGCCTCCTTCCAGTCCGAGGGAGACGCTGGACAAACCGGCCAGGAGTCTCCCGTCCTCGACGTCCTCGATCGTTACTTCCAAGTGCGATGTACTCTGGACCAAAGTGGAGGACATGAAGCTGCGACAGCAACAGGACGACAACAGGTGTGGAACATTTACCTTTCTGGAAGAGGCATCAAAGAAACCACGAGTACCACAGACTGTGAGGAGAAGCCTGGTGTGACCCAGGAGTGGCAGCTGCTGATAAATCCTAATGGTTTAATGGAGTTTAGAGCGGTTTGA